The genome window TCCAGGATTTTCCGGTGGTTCATGATTAGCTGGATGAGAATCCCCGGCGAACTGACGGATACCCAGTGTGGTTTCAAGATCTACACGGGAAATGTGGCCCGGGATCTTTTTGGGACGTGCATTTCAAACGGTTTCATGTTTGAAGTGGAGATTATCATACGAGCCATGAGGCGAGGCTTTCGCATCAAGGAGTTCCCGGTTGAATGGATGGCAGACAGGGATAGCCGATTAAGACTGTGGAAGAATCTCCCACAAGGCTGGCTGGAACTCGTGAGAATCAGGAAGGTGCTACGGGGACAGAAGTAGTGTCTTCAAAACGAACAGCTATTCTATTGCGAGATGGAATGATCGCTCCAGGAACCGAACCGGAGCACTCTCTCTTCAACAGTATCCGGATTGTCTTCGAGAACGATCATAGAGAAGACGTCCTCGTGTCGAACACAGAAATCCTTGACATCTTCCAGTGACATCACCATGAAGGCGGTGGAGAGTGCGTCGCTGGTAGCGGCAATACTGGCAGAAGCCCATGCTGCGGTTCGACCCTGAGCCGGTCTTGCCCTCTGGGAGTCAATGATATGCTGTCCCTTTTCCAAACCAGAACCGCTAATGGCTCGATCCTTGAGCTCCAATTGCGCAAGCACTTCCTCCCGGTTATCAGGATGACTCGTCGTAATGGGCCATCCGGATCTTCCCGGTGGTGCACCTAGTGCGAGAACGGAACTGAATCCTGCATGAATAAGGGCTCGTTCCATATCCCAGTCGCGCAAAATGTCAGCCATTCGATCGACCGCATATCCTTTTCCAAAGCCTCCGAGATCTATACTCACCTGTGGCGACAGAACTCGTACCGAGTGGTCTCTTTCGTTTAGTTCAAGGCAAAAGCCCGCGGGGGGAGGGGACTGGGAACCAGCCGTAATATCGAATGCACCACCCGTTTCCTCGTACAGAGTCGAGCACATTTTCAGGCATTCGAATGTATCGGGACCGATCCGGATTGAGCGACCCGGTGAGAGGTTGTTGAGGCGTGAGATATCGCTGTTTTCAATGAAACGACTGATCTCCTGTTCCAGCTGTTGGATTTCCTCGAACGCTTGCCAGGCCGCCTGCTCGGCATACTGGATATCTTCATGAAGGACGTATATCTCAAACATGGATCCCATAAGCTTGCGGGCACTGCGGTGTATTCCGGTAGTGTAATCAAGGTCTCCCATGCCGGAAATCACGGGCTTGAACGATCGGTTCATTGTCTCTCCAACCGCTCCAGCAAATCGTTCCGGATGTAGCCGCGCAGTTCAACGCCGGGACGGAGCTCGATGTAGGAGTCGAAAAGGGGTACATACAGGTGTACCTCTCCTGGACCGGCCGATCCGTAGAGTTTGCTGACGAGATCTGTCTCGACCTCGGGAGAGGCGATTATGAGAGGAGCGTTTGGCGCGCTTTCATCAACCGTATTCCACCAGCCCACATTGGAGAAAGACCGCAAGTACCATGGAAGAGGCCAGTAGTCGTCCCCAGGCCAGATGACCTGAATGGGCAGATCCTCCCCAGAGGGATGGGCGCGGGAGACTGCTTCCACTCGACGGGCAACGGCTATGACATCGTTTCGTGGGTGAGCGTACACATACGGGTTTACGGGATCTGAAGAATACCGAAAGTTCGCAAGGTATGTCTGCCTCACAAGTTGGATGGCGCCGGCTGTCAGCAAAACTGCTACCACGATTCGCATATGATAACTCTTCTGCGACCTGATAATTACCGTCGCTCCCAGCCCGGCCAAGAGGATCATCCCGTAATGAAATGTCAGCAAATTCCAGGGCGTCTTGTACGGAATTGCTGAGAATATAGCAGTCATGATCAGTGTAAAGTAGGCGATGTAGCGGCCAAAAGGCGCACTCACCCCAGCGATTCCTGATTTGGTCATCAACGCAACGATTCCACAGAGGGCCAGAATGATGATGAGTCCCTCGCTCCACACCGGGCCCGAGCCAAAGCGTGAGTAAAGGAGAATCTTCAGGTAGTAATACCATGAATGAATATGCCAATCGCTCTGAGTTCCCCGGCTGAGGTAGGCGCCGTATGATCGAAAAGCGTCCACGAATCCCTCGGGATTGGAAAGAAATGATGAATGGAATAACCCGGAGACGAGTGCTCCCACCAGAATCGCGATTGCTCCATGGCGAAGGTTCACCTTTTCCATGTTTCCAAATGATATCGCTCCCCCCCGTTCCGTCCTTTTACGTGATACTGTCAAGATGAAAGCCAGAACCATCGAGGAAAAGACGACCAGACTTGTCTCCTTGGTTGCGTGTGTCAGTCCGAAAAAAAGACCGGTGAGAACGGCCCAGATCGATGTCCTGTTCTTGGTATACCGGAACGCAGATATGACTGTGCCGAATGTGAAGAAGACAAATAAAGTTTCCTGGATATAGTAGCGACTGAAGAAAACCATGGCAGGAGAAATGGCGGCAATAAAGGAAGAGATAATGACTGCGCGGAGGCTTAAGCCATCGATCAACAGGAAGGGCAAAACGGCAAGAAGCACTCCAAAGAAAACAGGTACTATTCGGAGAACCGTCTCATTGAGGTCCTTTAATTCTCGGACGCCAGATAGACGGGCGGGGATAAGGGTAACGTAGTTGAGCGTTGGTCCGTGGAATTCCTGGGGATTATACCGGTAGTAGCCGTCTTCGAGAAGGCGCCCCAGTTTCACCGCGTGAATCGCTTCGTCTCCGTGCATGGGTCGATCTTCCAGCTTGGGGAGACGAAGCGACAGTGCAACCAAGGAAGAAAGGAGAATGAAGATAACCGGTGTTCTCTGCCATTTCACATCTTGCCCACGGGTTTACCGTAGATTTCCACTTCGACATAGTGATTCAGGTCGTTGCCCGTGTTACCGTTGCTGTAGAGGCGTACATATTGAGCTTTCACGCCTTTCGCGTCGATCAATTTTCCTTCGGCAGTCTCCACATAATGGAGGTCCTGGCCTGTTCCCAGACCCGATGAGTTGTCATGATCGTTGTTAAACAGGGTCTTCACATTTGTGTCAAACTCGGGGTCGTCAGCGACCTGAATCACAACATCAAAATAGACGCGGGGATTCTTGTGGAAATGCCACAAAAGTACTGCGTAGATGTCATGGGGAGCTCCGAGATCTATGGTGATGTGTTGCAGGAAAGGACCGAGTTCCACATAACTTCCTTCGGTACCTTTCTTATCCCCGTCAGTGCACAGTTCAAGCTCTCCGATGATAGGTTCTCTATCGCTGCTGTCCACCGGTCTGCCGAGAGCGACATTTCTTGTCCCTGATGGAGCATAAAATGGCGGACGGGGTTTTCCCAGCGGCTTCTCAAGTTTGGGAACCCGCATATCCTGAGGGGTACCGATGAACATGGGTTTGGGCAGCTCAATATCCAGGGGCGCCATTTGTTGACCCGTTGTATCGGAAGGTGTTTGACTTGCGGAATAGGCTTCATCTTTATTCGGACAGGGTACAATCAAGGCCAATGAGACCAGGGATAGTGCGCTCATATTGACGCGGATGCCTCTCTCCATCATGTTGTTCTTCTCCTCATCTAGACATTCCGAATATCCGGAGATTCTCCCTTTTCTGGAGTTAGCTCCACGGCTTTGTACCCCCCCTTCGCTCTGAAGTAGAAGATAAGGATCAGGTAACAGACGAGCATTGCGGCGGGGAAAAAGGCGACTTTTGCCAGGGCATTCTTCTTCGCTCCGTCACTGATTCTTTGGATCACTTCCCTTTCCCCGTTGCGTAGCCCCTCAACCTTTTCCTGGTCAATGGGTTGGTAGGTCCCGAACACGCTCAGTTTCTCCTCTCCCACAACCTGTGAATGGAGGGCGGGATTCTCTTTTTCAAGTTCCGTTTCGATGGCTTTGTCCTGAATATTTCCCAGGAATGCTGCCCCGATGACCCCGACGCTGAGCATCCCTACTCCACCTATCGCATTGATAGTAAGAGCACCCCCTCTGGGAAATCTCTCAGAGGCGACACCCAGCATGGTTGGCCAGAAAAACGCTTTTCCCAGACCATAAACCGTGGCAGCCAGAAATATGAGAATTCCCGCAGCCTTCGAAAGGAAAATGAGTCCCAGGGTGGCAATCGTACTGCTCACCGCCAACAAGCCAAGGGGCTTCAGCCTGTGAACGATCGGTCCGGCAAGGAATCTCAGTCCCATCATGAGAAATGCGGTATAGACCAGGACCCACCCCGGTTGGATTCCAATATCTTTTACAACGGGGGTGACCAATTCCGTTATCCAACTGTCAGTGCCCAGTTCAGTTGTGGCCAGGGGAATCATGATGAGAAGGAGGAAAATGAATATTGACCGCCCCACGTTTCGCGTGTAGGAGCCATAGGCAATAATCAGCACGAGCGACACAATGCTCTTTGCCGCCAAGGACCATTGAAATATCCGGCCGATTTCAGCAACCATGATAACCACGACGATAGCGGCTCCGACGACACCTGCCTCCTGGAGCATGGCCTTGTAGGGTATACCCGCCTTTACTCGTTCATGGACAGGAAACTCTGCACGGATCATCATCAGTCCATACATCAGCGCCGGAATTAAGACAAGTCCTACTTTCCATTTCCAGCCGAGTCCCGGCATCAAGATCAGTATGAGAAGTCCACCCAAAACCATTCCGCCGGGCCAGCCGGCATGAAGAATGTTCAGCCACTTCGTTTTTTCTTTTGAGTAAACAGTGGCAACAACGGGATTGATCACCGCCTCCACAGTGCCATTTCCCAGCGCCAGGATGAATGTGCCCAGGTAAAGCATCCAGTAGCCATTCGCGAGAATCGTAATGACCGCCGAAGCCACATGACATACCCACGCAAAAACCAGAGCCCTCCCGTAGCCAATCTTGTCAATCACAAGGCTGAACAGGATAATGCTTAAAGCAAAAGGCCACAATCCCACGCCAAGGAGCTCTCCTTTCTGAGTTTCGCTCAGATTGAACTCTGCGCCCCAGGCACCAATAACGTTTGCTCTAATAATAAACCCAAATGATGTGGCCACAAGTGCGATAAAGCACGTCCAGAAAAGCCACCTCTCTGCGGTGAAGCGACTGGCGACCGCGGGGTTGGAGGTTGAGTTAATCATGGTATCACCGTTCGGCTAGTGGAAGAATTGATCCAGGATATCATCCCTGAAAGTTTGGACTTGAAAAGAGAGTGCCAACCTTCAAATAAGTTAAGAGGTTGCGGCATCTCTGCAAACGGATAGTTGGAGAATCAGTTCTCAATGTGGCTCGTTCTTTGATTTCGATTTCTTTGCAAGTTTTTCATATTCCATTGGATGATCGTTCATCATCTCTTCCCCTGTGGTCCTCCCGTGCCACCACGAGAGGGAGCCGGGGAATCGTGAAGGCTTGAAATGGACGTTGTAGAAGTGCCAGACGAATAGGGCCACTGCTGCAAGGACAGCTTCATCCGCATGAATCTCAACCGCCAAAGTGTAGGTTAACCAGGGCAGATATCTCTCGGTGATCTCCGGGAACCAAAGAACAGTGCCCGTGCCGATCATGATCACACATCCCCAGTAAACTGCCCAGTAGTCAAACTTTTCATAGTAGGTGTAACGGTCAAATCGAGGCTTCACCTTACGGAGGCCCAGAAAGTACAACGAATTCTGACCTAAGTCTGTGAAATCCTTCCACCTGGGTAGCAGTTCGGCGAATTCACGGCGTCCTTCCCTCACAAAAATGAGGTACGTGAGATGCCACAATGAGACCATTATCAAAGCGATGGCTGCAATCAAGTGAATTTGTCGATATATGGTAATTCCTCCGAGCGCTCGAATTGTATCCTGGCTCCAGCGAATATCTCCAGGCGTACCAAGGGAAAACCACAAGGGTATCCCCGTGAGGATCAGAGCGATAACGCTCAGGAACAAAACGATATGTTGGATACGAAAGTGAAGACTGAATCGTTGAAAGGATTCGGTTTCCGTAGTTTTCTTATCCCTCGATGATCTCATATGTCCTCGCCGTCCTCTTTTCAGATATTCTTCGGTTCATCTCCTGTTTCTGCGAATGGTGCTTTGAATCAAATCTCCGAGGATATGAAGTCCCAGGAATCCCACCATGACGACGATGGCCCACTTGAAGAACCTTCTTACCTGCAGGCGCTGCGTCTCTTCGAGGCCCTGCATTTCGTGCATGAGTACGATCTGTCCGGCCTCTGTTTCAACCGGAGTTTGAATGTCCACCTTGCCAAAGAAGAAGGGAGCGTCGGTGGCGTGGCAATCTTCGCAACCTCGAACGCCCAGTGATTGAACGGCGGGTCCAACATCATGAGCATAGGCCCAGGAATAGGGCCGGGCAGAGCGATGATCCTCTGAAATAAGCCCACGGGAGCCTGCCAGGCGGTGGATCTTACCCCCGGTGACATAGACGGGAACGCCTGGGACCTTGGCGTGAGATTCAAGTTCCGACAGAACTGTGGCCATCTGCTCTTGGGATAGAACAGGGAGTGCTTCCGCACTGATGGGCTGATCGCCGGAGATAAGCTGTCCTGCGACAGACCAGACGACGTCGGGGATTATGGGGACCACGGAATCTCCGTCCAGAATAGCCCAGTAGGAAGGCCAGAATAGCTTATGCGGAGCGATTCTCCCATTTTCTTGTCGGACAAAAACGGGATACACAACATGTGGCAACACCCTGTCAGCTTTGTTAACTCCCTGGACACCGAGGGCATGGAGTCTGGAGGTTTTCACCCCTTGAATCTTCAGTTCAGGCCAGGGTCCGGAATGACAGGCGGTACAGGTGAGCTTTTCAAAATGAATCGAAGGAATACCGGGATGTTCCGGCTGGGGCGATCCCATTCTTCCAGAGATGGGTACCGTGGATAACTGATCCGGAAGGTGGCATCCCTCACACGACAAGGTTGCTGCGAAGGGGTTATTCTCGGATGAGAGTTCTCCTTCGTTCCCGCGCACCATCTTATGATCGAGTCCATTCCGGTGGCAATCGACGCAGGTCATACCGAGCGATAGGTGCACATCTTCATCCAGATGCCACTTCTCGGGACTTTCGGAACCTATTTCGCCGAGTGGTTTATTGGAATGGCAGAAGTAACATCGCTCGGCCGGGGCCTTGCGCACGATGTTGAAGAAAACTTTCCCTTTGGGATTGAAACGACTTCTGTCATATTCAATGGATGGAGGCACCAAACCTGGCCGATCCAAGAGTCCCCCCAGAAACGGATCCCAGGTGTCGGGCATATTCCTGGCTGAACCTTCCACCCAGGCGAAACCACTCGAGGCGGCGGCGGCCCAGCGAAAATTCTCCCGGGCTATTTGAGATGCATAATCCGACTGATCGTGTGACGGTTCAGCATCATGACAACTTAGACAATTGATCTCAAGGCGACCCGAGACTGTCCAGCGGAAAAAGAACTCAGGTGACTGAACTGCCTCCTCCTCGCCCACAGTTCCTCCCGGTAAATGGCGGCCGAACCGTTTCAGATAAAGCCACGGCACGAGGCCGATCTCTTGCGGTCTGAAAGTGCCGGGCCAGGGCCTGTAGGAGACAGGAATCTGCGTGGCTGTCTTCTGGTCCACAAAAATCCAGGGTTCTCCCGGGCGACCCGGAGCCACGTCGGGATCTGATGCATTGAAATGCCATCCCGAGCTTATTTTGTCATAGTCATGACAGTCAGCCCCGCAGGTCTCACGGGTGGAAAACGGCATTAGTGGCTCGTCATCAGGTAGAACTACGGAGCCATTTTCATCATACAGGTGGATGAGGTGAACCGGAATGGAGCGACTACCGTCACTCACATCGCCAATCAATTCTTCCTGTGCCCGGAGTTGAAGAGAGAAGATTATGAAAGCCGCGACCGAGGGATAGGAGAAACCGCGCTTGTGGAAAAACGTCTTTCTTATTTCCGCATGAAAACCCATCTGTTAGCCGATGGAGATCAAATCTTGAAATCGTCAGGATTGAATTCAACTTTCATTCCAGCGTCCAGAGCTTCGTGGATTTTCAATACTGTGACAGCCGTCTCGTAACCCACATCTTCGGGACAATTGAGGTTCGCCCTCCCCCGAATGGCATCGAAGAAATTCTCCAGGTGGGGTTTGTGATAGGGTTCATTGAAGTCAACTGCCAGTTTGTGTTCAGGAGGAGCCATGGTCTCTCTCACGTCTATGATGGCGCCCGTTTGTACCGTTTCTTTCTCCTCGACTGGTGCCTTCAGATAGCCCCTCTCAATCCATTTTGTCCAGTCAGGTGAAGATGGCTCACGGTAAATCCCTTCTCTTCCTGCAGCCTCTGATATGAGCAGGGTACCCTGGTCTCCCATGAAATGCTCATAATATCCTTCACTGCTATTGGAGTTTATGGTTTGATAGAAGGCCTTCACAGCTCCCTGATTAGGTTCATACTCATAGATAACCATAACGGTGTCATCCCACTGATGCGTTTTCGTGTCATAGTAATAGTTGCCGCCACTGGCAAGAACAGATCTTGGGGGCGTTTCCAGGAACCAGTTGAAAATGTCAATCTGGTGCGAGCCCAAATCGACCACGGGCCCACCTCCCAGGTGACGGTACCAACGCCAGTTTCGGAATTCATGCATGGACTCGTAGCCATACCTTTCCAGAGTTGCCTGGTCGATGGCCGCTTTCTTGGGCCAGCCAAGGTCCGGTTGGGCGGAGCGATTCCATTGCCCACTGATGGTAGTGATCTTGCCCAGGATTCTGGCTTCCTTTATGAGCTTATGATAACAGTGAAGGTATCTCGGGTTGCTTCGACGTTGATGTCCAATCTGGAGATGCCTCCCCGTCTGTCGTGCAGTCTGAACCATTCTCCGTGCACCGTCAACCGTTTTGGACATTTCCTTTTCGCAATACACATGAAGACCGGCTCTCAAACAATGAACCGTTTGGTCAGCATGCCAGAAATCGGGCGTGGCAATAATGACTGCATCAAGATCGTTTTCCTTGTCCAGCATTTCTCTGTAGTCGACATATTCGCCCACGTTATGACCGTATTTTCTCAGCAGGCCGGAAGCCCTTTTGAGATTGTATGCTTCCCAGATATCGCACACAGCCTTGAAACGTATTCCCGACGTCTTCAGGCACGCGTTTAGAAGAATCTGGCCTTGTGCTCCAACTCCAAGCAAGGCAATATTCAAATCGTTAGAATTTCCCATGCGAACACGGGCAATACTTTTTGGTGCCAACACCAGCCCTGCCCCTGCTGCCGTTGTCATTCGTAGAAAACTTCGCCGGTCCACCTGTTTTTCTTTGTCACGTTTTTTCTCGTTCACTCCGGCCATATCACCTCCTGTTTTCTTGATCCGCTGCGGGTTGACCACTGTTCGCACTGAAAGATGCCGGATGTATCACCCGGTGACTGCAGAGCTTTGACTTCAAACCTAACCTATGACGATTGAGTGGTTACGCGGGGACGCCACAGACTATAATGTCCACCCGTCGCGGTATTCCCGGTGTACGAGTTCGTTAGCGTCAGGTACGTTCATGATTTCCATTTTCTCACCATCCCACTGCAGTTTCTGCCCCGTTTTGATCGCAATATTCCCGAGCAATACCATTTCGGTTAATGGTCCTGAAATGGAGAAATTCGAACTCGCCTCTTTTCCTCCCTTGCATGCCTCAATCCATTCCTCGTGAATCCCCTGAACCCGGGGAATGGTTTTTGGTGGCAGTGTGTACTCCTGCATTTTTGTTTCCGGGATAAGACGTGGATTCAACCCGTACGTTCCGCACATGAGTTTCCCTCTATCTCCCACGAAAATTACCCCACCACCGGAGTCGCCCATCCGTCTGCCTTCTTCAAGTTCTTCAGGTCGTGGTGGCAACAGACCGCCGGAATACCAGGTCAGCTTAACGGGGGGCTTTTCGTCACGGGCTGGAAAGCTGTATCGAACGACGGCGGCGTGAGGATATGTCTCCTCATTGAGTGGCGTTGAACTCGCTTCGACACCAGTGGGATGGCTCAGTTTGAGAGCCCAGAAAGGCGAGTCAATAATATGACATCCCATATCACCCAGTGCCCCCGTGCCGAAATCTCCCCATCCCCGCCACTTGAATGGTGCGTAGGCGGGGTGATATGGTCGGAATGGGGCAGGACCGAGCCACAGATCCCAGTCGATGGTGGCGGGAGTGGGAGGAGATTCCTTGGGCCTCGGAATCCCCTGAGGCCAAATGGGTCGGTTCGTCCATGTATGGACTTCACGCACCGGGCCTATTGCACCGTCCCAGATCCATTCACAGATGAGACGGTTGCCCTCCCCGGCATGCCCCTGGTTGCCCATCTGACTGGCAATCCCGGCTTCATGGGCAGCCTCGGCAAGCTTTCGAGCTTCATATACTGTGTGGGTCAATGGCTTCTGGCAAAAGACATGCTTGCCCAACTGAATCGCCATCATGGCAATCACAGCATGGGTATGATCGGGCGTCGCAATGACGACCGCATCAACCCCTTTCTCATTTTCCAGTAATCTTCGAAAATCCCGGTACCTTTCGGCATCGGGATATGTCTCGAATACTTCAGCAGCGTAGCCGTCATCCACATCGCAGAGAGCCACGATGTTCTCACTGGTCAGGGAGGCTATGTTGTTTCTTCCCATCCCCCCGAAACCGATGGCGGCGATATTGAGCCTGTCGCTGGGTGGTGTGGAACCGCTCCCGCCCAGCACAGACCGGGGGACGATCATGAACGCAGCAGCAGCCGCCGTCCCCGTCAGGAAATCCCGCCGTGACATGAGCCGCCGACCATCTTTCCGAACTATCCCCCCCCCTCTGTCTCTGTTCTTCTCAGTTTTGGAATCTTTTTTCATGACGTCTGAAATCTAACAAAGAACTGCAATTCTACCCATTCCTTTGATGACAGATGATCACTCGCCGATCTCTTCCAGCCAGACATTGCGGTACCGCACCCGGTTTCCGTGATCCTGGAAGAAAATTCCTCCCGCCTGGGAAATGTCACTGTCCACTTCTCCACCCGTCGGAAAGTCTACTTCCACATCTTTGTGTATTTCCACTCCGTTGTGGAGGACCGTCACGGTGGCGCT of Candidatus Neomarinimicrobiota bacterium contains these proteins:
- a CDS encoding FAD:protein FMN transferase; this encodes MNRSFKPVISGMGDLDYTTGIHRSARKLMGSMFEIYVLHEDIQYAEQAAWQAFEEIQQLEQEISRFIENSDISRLNNLSPGRSIRIGPDTFECLKMCSTLYEETGGAFDITAGSQSPPPAGFCLELNERDHSVRVLSPQVSIDLGGFGKGYAVDRMADILRDWDMERALIHAGFSSVLALGAPPGRSGWPITTSHPDNREEVLAQLELKDRAISGSGLEKGQHIIDSQRARPAQGRTAAWASASIAATSDALSTAFMVMSLEDVKDFCVRHEDVFSMIVLEDNPDTVEERVLRFGSWSDHSISQ
- a CDS encoding flippase activity-associated protein Agl23 translates to MKWQRTPVIFILLSSLVALSLRLPKLEDRPMHGDEAIHAVKLGRLLEDGYYRYNPQEFHGPTLNYVTLIPARLSGVRELKDLNETVLRIVPVFFGVLLAVLPFLLIDGLSLRAVIISSFIAAISPAMVFFSRYYIQETLFVFFTFGTVISAFRYTKNRTSIWAVLTGLFFGLTHATKETSLVVFSSMVLAFILTVSRKRTERGGAISFGNMEKVNLRHGAIAILVGALVSGLFHSSFLSNPEGFVDAFRSYGAYLSRGTQSDWHIHSWYYYLKILLYSRFGSGPVWSEGLIIILALCGIVALMTKSGIAGVSAPFGRYIAYFTLIMTAIFSAIPYKTPWNLLTFHYGMILLAGLGATVIIRSQKSYHMRIVVAVLLTAGAIQLVRQTYLANFRYSSDPVNPYVYAHPRNDVIAVARRVEAVSRAHPSGEDLPIQVIWPGDDYWPLPWYLRSFSNVGWWNTVDESAPNAPLIIASPEVETDLVSKLYGSAGPGEVHLYVPLFDSYIELRPGVELRGYIRNDLLERLERQ
- a CDS encoding MFS transporter, translated to MINSTSNPAVASRFTAERWLFWTCFIALVATSFGFIIRANVIGAWGAEFNLSETQKGELLGVGLWPFALSIILFSLVIDKIGYGRALVFAWVCHVASAVITILANGYWMLYLGTFILALGNGTVEAVINPVVATVYSKEKTKWLNILHAGWPGGMVLGGLLILILMPGLGWKWKVGLVLIPALMYGLMMIRAEFPVHERVKAGIPYKAMLQEAGVVGAAIVVVIMVAEIGRIFQWSLAAKSIVSLVLIIAYGSYTRNVGRSIFIFLLLIMIPLATTELGTDSWITELVTPVVKDIGIQPGWVLVYTAFLMMGLRFLAGPIVHRLKPLGLLAVSSTIATLGLIFLSKAAGILIFLAATVYGLGKAFFWPTMLGVASERFPRGGALTINAIGGVGMLSVGVIGAAFLGNIQDKAIETELEKENPALHSQVVGEEKLSVFGTYQPIDQEKVEGLRNGEREVIQRISDGAKKNALAKVAFFPAAMLVCYLILIFYFRAKGGYKAVELTPEKGESPDIRNV
- a CDS encoding cytochrome b/b6 domain-containing protein, whose amino-acid sequence is MRSSRDKKTTETESFQRFSLHFRIQHIVLFLSVIALILTGIPLWFSLGTPGDIRWSQDTIRALGGITIYRQIHLIAAIALIMVSLWHLTYLIFVREGRREFAELLPRWKDFTDLGQNSLYFLGLRKVKPRFDRYTYYEKFDYWAVYWGCVIMIGTGTVLWFPEITERYLPWLTYTLAVEIHADEAVLAAVALFVWHFYNVHFKPSRFPGSLSWWHGRTTGEEMMNDHPMEYEKLAKKSKSKNEPH
- a CDS encoding Gfo/Idh/MocA family oxidoreductase produces the protein MAGVNEKKRDKEKQVDRRSFLRMTTAAGAGLVLAPKSIARVRMGNSNDLNIALLGVGAQGQILLNACLKTSGIRFKAVCDIWEAYNLKRASGLLRKYGHNVGEYVDYREMLDKENDLDAVIIATPDFWHADQTVHCLRAGLHVYCEKEMSKTVDGARRMVQTARQTGRHLQIGHQRRSNPRYLHCYHKLIKEARILGKITTISGQWNRSAQPDLGWPKKAAIDQATLERYGYESMHEFRNWRWYRHLGGGPVVDLGSHQIDIFNWFLETPPRSVLASGGNYYYDTKTHQWDDTVMVIYEYEPNQGAVKAFYQTINSNSSEGYYEHFMGDQGTLLISEAAGREGIYREPSSPDWTKWIERGYLKAPVEEKETVQTGAIIDVRETMAPPEHKLAVDFNEPYHKPHLENFFDAIRGRANLNCPEDVGYETAVTVLKIHEALDAGMKVEFNPDDFKI
- a CDS encoding Gfo/Idh/MocA family oxidoreductase — translated: MSRRDFLTGTAAAAAFMIVPRSVLGGSGSTPPSDRLNIAAIGFGGMGRNNIASLTSENIVALCDVDDGYAAEVFETYPDAERYRDFRRLLENEKGVDAVVIATPDHTHAVIAMMAIQLGKHVFCQKPLTHTVYEARKLAEAAHEAGIASQMGNQGHAGEGNRLICEWIWDGAIGPVREVHTWTNRPIWPQGIPRPKESPPTPATIDWDLWLGPAPFRPYHPAYAPFKWRGWGDFGTGALGDMGCHIIDSPFWALKLSHPTGVEASSTPLNEETYPHAAVVRYSFPARDEKPPVKLTWYSGGLLPPRPEELEEGRRMGDSGGGVIFVGDRGKLMCGTYGLNPRLIPETKMQEYTLPPKTIPRVQGIHEEWIEACKGGKEASSNFSISGPLTEMVLLGNIAIKTGQKLQWDGEKMEIMNVPDANELVHREYRDGWTL